The following proteins come from a genomic window of Sesamum indicum cultivar Zhongzhi No. 13 linkage group LG10, S_indicum_v1.0, whole genome shotgun sequence:
- the LOC105171902 gene encoding uncharacterized protein LOC105171902: protein MKSLSGVGIGLSLVFGCLLLALVAELYYLLWWKKRVMSKKRSSSSSSSNQVTTHQIPAETPQFCYMFWCCRKPTSSTPQELCSSPTTLVHQPQSNKDLWLKPFGDSNFPRFLFTITEETREDLESQVGTSRRRNLSDLLQVLETPFLTPLASSPAASHDHYFTPPLTPSLLHHNRSTSAELMMTATTTMRSNSSPPPKLKFLRDAEEKLLMRSNSSPPPKMKFLRDAEEKLLLRSQTTTTRRS, encoded by the coding sequence ATGAAATCCTTGAGTGGAGTTGGGATTGGTTTGAGTCTTGTTTTTGGGTGTCTTTTGCTGGCCCTTGTAGCTGAGCTGTACTACTTGCTATGGTGGAAGAAGAGGGTTATGAGCAAGAAgagatcatcatcatcctcatcaaGCAATCAAGTTACTACTCATCAAATCCCAGCAGAAACCCCACAGTTTTGCTACATGTTTTGGTGCTGCAGAAAGCCCACTTCTTCCACACCTCAAGAACTCTGCTCTTCTCCCACTACTCTTGTCCACCAACCTCAATCAAACAAGGACTTGTGGCTCAAACCCTTTGGAGACAGCAACTTCCCCAGATTTCTCTTCACCATCACAGAAGAAACAAGGGAGGATTTGGAGTCCCAAGTTGGTACAAGTAGGAGGAGGAATTTGAGTGATTTGCTACAAGTGTTGGAGACTCCATTCTTGACTCCTCTTGCTTCCTCCCCAGCTGCTTCTCATGATCACTACTTCACTCCACCTCTAACTCCATCACTACTTCATCATAACAGAAGTACTAGTGCAGAATTGATGATGACGGCGACGACGACGATGAGATCTAATTCCTCCCCACCTCCAAAGCTCAAGTTCTTGAGAGATGCTGAGGAGAAGCTGCTCATGAGGTCTAATTCCTCTCCACCTCCAAAGATGAAGTTCTTGAGAGATGCTGAGGAAAAGCTGCTGCTCAGGTctcaaacaacaacaacaagaagaTCATAA
- the LOC105171903 gene encoding geranylgeranyl transferase type-1 subunit beta isoform X2: protein MEDQEYWESDPELLDFDRDRHIYYLLMMYQLLPSPYQGQEINRLTLAYFVISGLDILRALDRIDKEAVINWVLSLQAHPRNDSTLEKGQFYGFHGSRSSQFQSNNNGAAILNGSHLASTYCALAILKTVGYDLSLIDSELLLKSMKDLQQPDGCFMPIHTGGETDLRFVFCAAAICSMLGNWNGMDREKAKEYIVNCQSYDGGFGLIPGSESHGGATYCAVASLKLMGFIEEDLLSKKASCHIINVPLLLDWSLQKQAQDGGFQGRANKPTDTCYAFWVGGVLRILGADTFINESALRGFLSTCQSETSN, encoded by the exons atgGAGGACCAAGAATATTGGGAATCCGATCCAGAATTACTGGATTTCGATAGAGATCGGCACATTTACTATCTGCTGATGATGTATCAGCTGCTGCCGTCGCCCTACCAAGGCCAAGAAATCAATCGCCTCACTCTCGCCTACTTTGTGATATCTGGCCTCGACATTCTCCGCGCCCTCGATCGA ATTGACAAGGAAGCTGTTATTAATTGGGTTTTATCGCTACAAGCTCATCCAAGGAATGACAGCACATTAGAAAAAG GACAATTTTATGGATTCCATGGTTCAAGAAGCTCCCAATTTCAGTCCAATAATAATGGG GCAGCAATCCTCAATGGCAGTCACCTGGCGAGCACTTACTGTGCCCTGGCCATATTAAAGACTGTTGGCTATGATTTATCACTTATTGACTCTGAGTTATTACTGAAATCAATGAAAGACCTTCAGCAGCCTGATGGATG TTTTATGCCCATTCATACTGGAGGTGAGACAGATCTCCGCTTCGTGTTTTGTGCAG CGGCCATTTGTTCCATGTTGGGGAATTGGAATGGCATGGATCGAGAAAAAGCTAAGGAGTATATAGTAAATTGTCAG TCATATGATGGTGGTTTTGGATTGATCCCTGGTTCAGAGTCTCATG GTGGAGCCACATACTGTGCTGTTGCATCTCTTAAACTGATGGGATTCATAGAAGAAGATTTACTGTCTAAAAAAGCTTCCTGTCATATCATCAATGTGCCATTGCTTCTCGATTGGAGCTTGCAG AAGCAGGCACAAGATGGCGGCTTTCAAGGTAGAGCCAATAAACCAACTGATACGTGTTATGCCTTTTG GGTTGGAGGAGTTCTACGGATCTTAGGAGCAGATACATTCATCAACGAGAGTGCATTACGTGGATTTTTGTCAACTTGCCAATCTGAG ACAAGCAACTAG
- the LOC105171903 gene encoding geranylgeranyl transferase type-1 subunit beta isoform X1 — MEDQEYWESDPELLDFDRDRHIYYLLMMYQLLPSPYQGQEINRLTLAYFVISGLDILRALDRIDKEAVINWVLSLQAHPRNDSTLEKGQFYGFHGSRSSQFQSNNNGAAILNGSHLASTYCALAILKTVGYDLSLIDSELLLKSMKDLQQPDGCFMPIHTGGETDLRFVFCAAAICSMLGNWNGMDREKAKEYIVNCQSYDGGFGLIPGSESHGGATYCAVASLKLMGFIEEDLLSKKASCHIINVPLLLDWSLQKQAQDGGFQGRANKPTDTCYAFWVGGVLRILGADTFINESALRGFLSTCQSEYGGFSKFPRLLPDLYHSYYGFCAYSLLKEPGLNSLCVELGITDVAAVGL, encoded by the exons atgGAGGACCAAGAATATTGGGAATCCGATCCAGAATTACTGGATTTCGATAGAGATCGGCACATTTACTATCTGCTGATGATGTATCAGCTGCTGCCGTCGCCCTACCAAGGCCAAGAAATCAATCGCCTCACTCTCGCCTACTTTGTGATATCTGGCCTCGACATTCTCCGCGCCCTCGATCGA ATTGACAAGGAAGCTGTTATTAATTGGGTTTTATCGCTACAAGCTCATCCAAGGAATGACAGCACATTAGAAAAAG GACAATTTTATGGATTCCATGGTTCAAGAAGCTCCCAATTTCAGTCCAATAATAATGGG GCAGCAATCCTCAATGGCAGTCACCTGGCGAGCACTTACTGTGCCCTGGCCATATTAAAGACTGTTGGCTATGATTTATCACTTATTGACTCTGAGTTATTACTGAAATCAATGAAAGACCTTCAGCAGCCTGATGGATG TTTTATGCCCATTCATACTGGAGGTGAGACAGATCTCCGCTTCGTGTTTTGTGCAG CGGCCATTTGTTCCATGTTGGGGAATTGGAATGGCATGGATCGAGAAAAAGCTAAGGAGTATATAGTAAATTGTCAG TCATATGATGGTGGTTTTGGATTGATCCCTGGTTCAGAGTCTCATG GTGGAGCCACATACTGTGCTGTTGCATCTCTTAAACTGATGGGATTCATAGAAGAAGATTTACTGTCTAAAAAAGCTTCCTGTCATATCATCAATGTGCCATTGCTTCTCGATTGGAGCTTGCAG AAGCAGGCACAAGATGGCGGCTTTCAAGGTAGAGCCAATAAACCAACTGATACGTGTTATGCCTTTTG GGTTGGAGGAGTTCTACGGATCTTAGGAGCAGATACATTCATCAACGAGAGTGCATTACGTGGATTTTTGTCAACTTGCCAATCTGAG TATGGTGGTTTCAGTAAATTTCCGAGGTTGCTGCCAGATCTTTACCACTCTTATTATGGATTTTGTGCATATAGTCTACTGAAGGAACCTGGTCTCAACTCTTTATGCGTCGAACTGGGTATAACTGATGTTGCTGCAGTTGGACTTTGA